A stretch of the Archangium violaceum genome encodes the following:
- a CDS encoding ATP-binding protein, giving the protein MKTDTSLPGQAVDLTNCAKEPIHIPGSIQPHGVLFALHEPSLTVVQVSANTADVLGIEPELLLGRPLEGLLDGTALGLLTEALRSNRPQENNPFPVTVGSRAFDGIVHRHQGATLLELEPVRAMEEEGAWSLQRRLQRAIAQLQMARNLRELCDTTATEVRRLTGFERVMLYRFDEEDNGEVLSEDKLEGLDAYLGLHYPASDIPQQARRLYLLNWLRIIPDRDYRPAPILPNLRPDNQQPLDLSFSVLRSVSPIHIEYMRNMGLRASMSVSLVHGERLWGLISCANHSSPRYLSYELRAACELIGRITSQLIGVMEEREKMELRKKLRGRQERLVGAMRAEEEEALAGLVKPPGDLLALTGASGAAVYCEGRCWTVGRVPPEAAITGLVEWLRETVKEDLFHTKALPRLYPPAESFKEVASGLLALSLPKPVPDYVLWFRPEVLQTVSWGGDPTKPVEREGQELRLHPRRSFDLWKEVVRSNSLPWTPTEVEAAADLRRYAIEVDLGHQVIREQKAVQARDDLVAVVSHDLKNPLGVIHLQVGFILRALPLDREGPWRRIQNSAERIQRATERMNTLIRDLLDLAKIEAGRFSVELKPEELESLLEECLEIFNPLAEQKRISISQKVSQPEMLVRADRDRIFQVLSNLIGNAIKFTPEGGSIQLTIEPEGKAARFAVRDTGPGIPKEQLPNLFNRYWQAKKRAREGTGLGLYIAKGIVEAHGGQLWVESQVGSGSTFFFTLPVVT; this is encoded by the coding sequence ATGAAGACCGACACGTCCCTGCCCGGGCAAGCCGTTGATCTCACCAACTGCGCCAAGGAGCCCATCCACATTCCGGGCTCCATTCAACCGCATGGTGTCCTGTTCGCCCTGCACGAGCCCTCTCTGACGGTCGTCCAGGTGAGCGCGAACACAGCGGACGTCCTGGGCATCGAACCAGAGCTGCTGTTGGGCCGCCCGCTCGAGGGCCTGCTCGATGGGACCGCGCTGGGCCTTCTGACCGAGGCGCTGCGGAGCAACCGCCCCCAGGAGAACAACCCGTTTCCCGTCACGGTGGGCTCGCGCGCCTTCGACGGAATCGTCCATCGCCATCAGGGCGCCACCCTTCTGGAACTCGAGCCGGTACGGGCCATGGAGGAGGAGGGAGCCTGGTCCCTCCAACGCCGCCTCCAGCGGGCCATCGCCCAATTGCAGATGGCCAGGAACCTGCGCGAGCTCTGCGACACGACCGCCACCGAGGTGCGCCGGCTCACCGGCTTCGAGCGGGTCATGCTCTACCGCTTCGATGAGGAGGACAATGGCGAAGTCCTGTCCGAGGACAAGCTGGAGGGCCTGGATGCGTATCTCGGCCTTCATTACCCCGCCTCGGACATCCCCCAGCAGGCACGCCGGCTCTACCTGCTCAACTGGCTGCGCATCATCCCCGACAGGGATTACAGGCCCGCGCCCATCCTGCCCAACCTCCGGCCCGACAATCAGCAGCCCCTCGACCTGAGCTTCTCCGTCCTCCGGAGTGTCTCGCCCATTCACATCGAGTACATGCGGAACATGGGCCTCCGCGCCTCCATGAGCGTCTCCCTCGTCCATGGCGAAAGGCTCTGGGGACTGATCTCCTGTGCGAACCACTCCTCCCCGAGGTACCTCTCCTATGAGCTGCGGGCCGCGTGTGAGCTCATCGGCCGCATCACCTCCCAACTGATAGGAGTCATGGAGGAGCGCGAGAAGATGGAGCTCCGCAAGAAGCTGCGAGGGCGCCAGGAGCGACTGGTGGGAGCGATGCGGGCCGAAGAGGAAGAGGCCCTCGCCGGCCTCGTCAAACCACCAGGGGACCTGCTGGCGCTCACTGGAGCGAGCGGCGCGGCCGTGTACTGCGAGGGCAGGTGCTGGACCGTGGGGCGTGTCCCTCCAGAAGCGGCCATCACGGGCCTCGTCGAGTGGCTGCGCGAGACGGTCAAGGAGGACCTCTTCCACACCAAGGCCCTCCCTCGCCTCTACCCGCCAGCGGAGTCGTTCAAGGAGGTCGCCAGCGGCCTGCTCGCGCTCTCCCTTCCCAAGCCCGTCCCCGACTACGTCCTGTGGTTCCGGCCGGAAGTCCTCCAGACGGTGAGTTGGGGAGGCGACCCCACCAAGCCTGTCGAGAGGGAAGGACAGGAGCTACGCCTCCACCCGCGCCGCTCGTTCGATTTGTGGAAGGAGGTCGTCCGCTCGAACTCGTTGCCATGGACGCCGACCGAGGTGGAGGCCGCCGCGGACCTGAGGCGATACGCCATCGAGGTAGACCTGGGGCATCAGGTGATTCGGGAGCAGAAGGCCGTCCAGGCCAGGGATGACCTGGTTGCGGTCGTCTCGCACGACTTGAAGAATCCACTCGGGGTCATCCATCTCCAGGTAGGTTTCATCCTCCGTGCCCTGCCTCTGGACCGAGAGGGCCCCTGGCGGCGGATCCAGAACTCGGCCGAGCGCATCCAGCGCGCGACGGAGCGGATGAACACCCTCATCCGGGATCTGCTCGATCTCGCGAAGATCGAGGCGGGACGCTTCTCCGTCGAGCTCAAGCCGGAGGAGCTGGAAAGCCTGCTCGAGGAGTGCCTGGAGATTTTCAATCCGCTCGCGGAGCAGAAACGGATCTCCATCTCACAAAAGGTGAGTCAACCCGAGATGCTGGTCCGAGCGGACCGGGATCGAATCTTCCAGGTGCTCTCGAACCTGATTGGAAACGCCATCAAGTTCACCCCGGAGGGTGGCTCCATCCAGCTCACGATCGAGCCGGAGGGGAAAGCCGCGAGGTTCGCCGTGAGAGACACCGGCCCGGGTATTCCCAAGGAGCAACTGCCCAACCTGTTCAACCGGTATTGGCAAGCCAAGAAGCGCGCGCGAGAGGGCACCGGGCTCGGTCTCTACATCGCCAAGGGCATCGTCGAAGCCCATGGAGGCCAGCTGTGGGTGGAGAGCCAGGTGGGCTCCGGCAGCACCTTCTTCTTCACGCTGCCAGTGGTCACATAG
- a CDS encoding transposase, translating into MRAGRTWPIRGCGWGESSRCAASGVGLAPAWDRRSWRVVQAEAPAGTGRGCCQPGSGQQPQPAERYELAWWKKARVNIDYHISLDEHLYSVPYQLVGKQVEVRATTTCVEVFLGGRRVASHPRASGPWPTTLPEHMPSLHRAHAQWTPSRILEWAATVGPSTAALAEELMRRRKYPEQGLRACLSIIRLKEKYGPERLERACAQALRHRACTYGSVSAILRNKLEAVEPVAEERAALPVYENIRGPDYYH; encoded by the coding sequence ATGCGCGCGGGGAGGACATGGCCGATAAGGGGCTGTGGCTGGGGCGAATCCAGCAGGTGCGCTGCTTCTGGCGTTGGGCTCGCACCAGCTTGGGACCGGCGGTCTTGGCGTGTCGTTCAGGCCGAGGCACCGGCCGGTACTGGCAGGGGCTGCTGCCAGCCAGGGAGCGGGCAGCAGCCGCAGCCTGCGGAGCGCTACGAGCTGGCGTGGTGGAAGAAGGCGCGCGTCAACATCGACTACCACATCTCGCTGGACGAGCACCTCTACAGCGTGCCGTACCAGCTGGTGGGCAAGCAGGTGGAAGTACGCGCCACCACGACGTGCGTCGAGGTCTTCCTCGGAGGTCGTCGCGTCGCCAGCCACCCTCGCGCCAGCGGGCCATGGCCGACGACACTGCCCGAGCACATGCCCAGCTTGCACCGCGCCCATGCTCAGTGGACGCCCTCGCGAATCCTGGAGTGGGCGGCCACGGTGGGCCCCTCCACCGCGGCATTGGCCGAGGAGCTGATGCGCCGGCGCAAGTATCCCGAGCAGGGTTTGCGCGCCTGCCTGAGCATCATCCGCCTGAAGGAGAAGTACGGCCCGGAGCGGTTGGAGCGTGCGTGCGCGCAGGCGCTTCGGCACCGTGCCTGTACCTACGGCAGCGTCTCGGCCATCCTGCGCAACAAGCTGGAGGCAGTGGAGCCGGTGGCCGAGGAGCGCGCCGCGCTGCCCGTCTACGAGAACATCCGCGGCCCTGACTACTACCACTGA
- a CDS encoding Ig-like domain-containing protein codes for MPITKRYIPLVLIGLLSACINVPEIEPSPPDSGTQPDAGTPEDTVLPSITRSTPASGSTNVALNTGLEFEFSEPMDIDTVQVSSSPPIPLEALTWSLGNTRLVIQPASSLAHNAPYTLTVVGKDVAGNELTGNRTISFTTTGPAPDTTPPMALGFAPSNSATGVDRMGAITILFSEPMDQPSVQSAFAITSPIGFNSGAFIWNDAGTEMTFRPNRSFDHGVDINWQVSVVAKDASGNALQTAIAGTFRTLRLNTITIDFDRETSGSLSAPGYHGIHFYNLECVGDASGNKTNRLFVGFKLDALPEDTKNIIYANLKWWVSGQAGDPFNKFGQLLLEQVNIGDKRDFNSIEGDDPDPEAAQDFHAIPLSPAIIAPSNIDSSHGGFDVTNLVQNDWMDRATRNRRTQFRLRFEKESDDNNASDWVCSDAERHPKLAELKITYEYP; via the coding sequence ATGCCAATCACCAAACGATACATCCCCCTGGTCCTCATCGGATTACTCTCCGCATGCATCAACGTGCCGGAAATCGAACCCAGCCCCCCTGATTCGGGTACGCAGCCGGATGCAGGAACGCCCGAAGATACGGTGCTGCCGAGCATCACTCGCAGCACACCGGCCAGCGGCTCCACGAACGTCGCACTCAATACTGGGCTGGAATTCGAGTTCTCCGAGCCCATGGATATCGATACTGTGCAGGTCTCCAGCAGCCCCCCGATTCCTCTCGAAGCGCTCACGTGGTCGCTCGGAAACACCCGGTTGGTCATCCAGCCCGCGTCAAGCTTGGCGCATAACGCCCCCTACACACTAACTGTTGTTGGCAAGGACGTGGCGGGGAACGAGCTTACGGGGAATCGGACCATATCATTCACCACTACCGGTCCAGCGCCAGACACCACGCCCCCCATGGCTCTCGGCTTTGCCCCGAGCAACTCGGCGACGGGGGTCGATCGTATGGGAGCGATCACGATCCTGTTCTCGGAGCCCATGGACCAGCCCTCAGTCCAGAGCGCCTTCGCAATCACCTCGCCGATTGGATTCAACTCGGGTGCGTTCATCTGGAACGATGCTGGAACGGAGATGACATTCAGGCCCAACAGATCTTTCGATCATGGTGTAGACATCAACTGGCAGGTATCAGTGGTGGCAAAGGATGCTTCCGGCAATGCGCTGCAGACCGCTATCGCTGGAACATTTAGAACTCTTCGATTGAATACCATCACAATTGATTTCGATCGAGAGACGAGCGGCTCCCTCTCGGCGCCGGGGTATCATGGAATTCACTTCTACAATCTAGAATGCGTTGGCGACGCTAGCGGCAATAAAACCAATCGACTGTTTGTTGGTTTTAAGCTCGATGCACTTCCGGAGGACACCAAGAACATCATTTACGCCAACTTGAAATGGTGGGTGAGCGGCCAGGCAGGTGACCCTTTCAATAAATTTGGCCAACTTCTGCTTGAGCAGGTCAACATCGGGGACAAGCGCGATTTTAATAGCATAGAGGGAGACGACCCCGATCCGGAGGCTGCGCAAGACTTCCACGCCATCCCCCTGAGCCCTGCTATCATCGCCCCCTCCAATATTGACTCAAGCCATGGCGGGTTCGACGTTACCAATCTGGTTCAAAACGACTGGATGGATCGAGCAACTCGCAACAGGCGTACTCAGTTTCGGCTCCGATTCGAAAAAGAAAGCGACGATAACAACGCCAGCGACTGGGTTTGCTCCGATGCTGAACGCCATCCCAAGCTGGCCGAACTCAAAATAACCTACGAATACCCCTGA
- a CDS encoding GAF domain-containing sensor histidine kinase, producing the protein MKFLGELDPVATQRTQACNARLVDPNRLQAIRDTGLMDTPREEAFDRLARLAAQLLHVPLTIFSLVDADRQFFKADFGLPSPFKETRTLPIDASLCRYTLEGESIISSNAPADPFLRLHPSTGPWGIVAIIVLPLINPDGHVLGTFCAIEPKVREWTEHDLTIMRELTASIMTEIHLREQIQKLKAEQNLRETFVAALTHDLRTPMTSSKLQLQLLGRRHADLPGVQTAVTRVTQSLDRAERMIQDLLDASALRAGKPVSLKLSHCDLHEITAQTLQELAAVHKERFVLKAEGEIPMIGDPSGLRRIVENLASNAAKYGAPDTPIEVLLGRRHDEVTLRVTNQGNPIPEDELLTIFEPFHRSRSATESAHKGWGLGLPLVKGFAEAHGGRVTVTSSYQDGTCFTVTLPPTPAQRTVHHA; encoded by the coding sequence ATGAAGTTCTTGGGCGAACTCGATCCAGTAGCAACCCAGCGGACGCAGGCGTGCAACGCGCGCCTTGTCGATCCCAACCGTCTGCAGGCGATCCGGGACACGGGGCTGATGGACACGCCTCGTGAGGAAGCCTTTGACCGCCTCGCGCGCCTGGCAGCCCAGCTCCTGCATGTTCCCTTGACCATCTTTTCCCTGGTGGACGCCGATAGACAATTCTTCAAGGCGGACTTCGGCCTCCCGTCGCCGTTCAAGGAGACTCGAACGTTGCCGATCGATGCCTCTCTTTGCCGCTACACACTCGAGGGCGAGTCGATCATTTCGTCGAACGCTCCGGCCGACCCCTTCCTGAGGCTTCACCCGTCGACCGGCCCCTGGGGGATCGTCGCCATCATCGTACTCCCGTTGATCAACCCTGATGGACACGTGCTGGGGACCTTCTGCGCCATCGAGCCCAAGGTGCGCGAGTGGACCGAGCATGATCTCACGATCATGCGAGAGCTGACCGCTTCCATCATGACGGAGATCCATCTCCGCGAGCAGATCCAGAAGCTGAAAGCCGAGCAGAATCTCCGGGAGACCTTCGTCGCGGCGTTGACTCATGATCTGCGCACGCCCATGACGTCATCGAAGCTGCAGCTGCAGCTTCTCGGAAGACGCCACGCGGACCTGCCCGGTGTCCAGACGGCGGTGACTCGGGTCACCCAAAGTCTGGACCGCGCGGAGCGCATGATCCAGGACTTGCTGGACGCCAGCGCACTGAGAGCCGGGAAACCGGTGTCGCTGAAGCTGAGCCACTGCGACCTCCACGAGATCACGGCTCAGACCCTGCAGGAGCTCGCGGCGGTTCACAAGGAGCGCTTCGTCCTGAAGGCAGAAGGCGAGATTCCGATGATCGGGGACCCGAGCGGGCTCCGCCGGATCGTCGAGAACCTGGCGTCGAACGCGGCAAAGTACGGCGCGCCGGACACTCCGATCGAAGTATTGCTCGGCCGGCGCCATGACGAAGTGACGCTTCGAGTGACGAATCAAGGAAACCCCATCCCCGAGGACGAGCTGTTGACCATCTTCGAGCCGTTTCACCGGTCGAGGTCCGCGACGGAGAGCGCCCACAAGGGCTGGGGGCTGGGGCTCCCCCTGGTCAAGGGCTTTGCTGAAGCGCACGGCGGAAGGGTGACGGTGACGAGCTCGTACCAGGACGGGACCTGCTTCACGGTCACGCTTCCGCCCACCCCGGCGCAGCGGACTGTGCACCACGCTTGA